The nucleotide sequence GTCCTGCTCACCTCGGAACTGGTCACCAACGCCCTGCTGTACGCGGGGCCACCGGTCGCGGTCCACATTCACGCCGAGTCGCACCGTGTCTCGGTCGCGGTCGGCGACCACACACCGCCGGCGCGGATCGACCGCAGTCCGCTGACCACGGCCAGTGTCGGCGGCCGCGGATTGGCGATAGTTGCCAGCCTTGCCAACGTTTGCGGGCTTTACGCACCGGTCGGCGCGACGGGAAAATTCGTCTGGTTCGTGGTCGAGGACGACTCGCCTTCGCGCGATGTCCCGACGAACAGAAGCTAGAGTGATCCCGCCCACCGACGCCACCTCCGGGGAGTTGTCATGAGCCTGGACGTAGACCTGTCTGCGGTCGATGGTCAGCAAGCATTGGTGCTGCGCGGGGACCTGGATCTGGAGACCCGGAGCGTCGTTCTGGCGCGCGGCAACCAGGCCCTGCAAGAGCTCTCGCCCGGCGAACGCCTCGTCGTCGACCTGGCGAACGTGGGCTTCGTCGATTCGAGCGGGCTTGGTGTCCTCGTCGCCCTGTCCAACGAAGGTGCCGCCCGGGGTTGTCCGGTCGTCATGCGCCGCCCCAGCGCGGCGGTGTCGAAACTGTTCGAGCTGACCGGCCTCGACAAGGCCTTCGAGATCGAGCCTGCGCGTCCCTGACG is from Jatrophihabitans telluris and encodes:
- a CDS encoding ATP-binding protein codes for the protein MLDAIKAADLPHQLLHPTVVLALPEDASAVRLARAAVRGAAHPMLSAPRLADAVLLTSELVTNALLYAGPPVAVHIHAESHRVSVAVGDHTPPARIDRSPLTTASVGGRGLAIVASLANVCGLYAPVGATGKFVWFVVEDDSPSRDVPTNRS
- a CDS encoding STAS domain-containing protein, whose translation is MSLDVDLSAVDGQQALVLRGDLDLETRSVVLARGNQALQELSPGERLVVDLANVGFVDSSGLGVLVALSNEGAARGCPVVMRRPSAAVSKLFELTGLDKAFEIEPARP